One window of Psychrobacillus sp. FSL H8-0483 genomic DNA carries:
- a CDS encoding amino acid ABC transporter permease, with translation MLDFTAVVPSIPYILKGIGVTLQIVIGATIMGLVLGILLALCKIGKITVLRLLADFYTSIFRGTPLVLQLMLIFYAIPQLFDIQIDPMPAAIIAFGLNSGAYISEVIRGGINAVDKGQQEASLALGIPYAKMMKDIILPQAMKNIMPALMNEFITLNKESAIVTVIGALDIMRRATVVGGSNYHYLEALIVAGVIYYIMTLILTFLGKMLEKRMRRSD, from the coding sequence GTGTTAGATTTCACAGCAGTCGTTCCCTCTATTCCTTATATTTTAAAAGGAATAGGTGTCACGCTTCAAATAGTTATTGGAGCTACTATCATGGGTCTTGTGCTCGGTATTTTACTAGCACTTTGTAAAATTGGGAAAATAACTGTATTACGTTTACTAGCAGATTTTTATACATCTATTTTTAGAGGAACACCGCTTGTATTACAATTAATGCTTATTTTCTATGCGATTCCTCAATTATTTGATATTCAAATTGATCCAATGCCAGCTGCTATTATTGCATTTGGTTTAAACTCAGGTGCTTATATTTCTGAGGTTATTCGAGGTGGTATTAATGCGGTTGATAAAGGCCAGCAGGAGGCATCACTTGCATTAGGTATTCCATACGCAAAAATGATGAAGGATATTATTTTACCACAGGCCATGAAGAACATTATGCCTGCATTAATGAATGAATTTATTACATTAAATAAGGAATCTGCGATTGTAACGGTAATCGGGGCGCTAGATATTATGCGCCGTGCAACCGTTGTTGGTGGTTCTAATTACCATTATTTAGAGGCCTTAATAGTTGCTGGTGTGATTTATTATATTATGACGCTCATTTTAACCTTCCTTGGTAAAATGCTAGAAAAGAGGATGAGAAGAAGTGATTAA
- a CDS encoding methyltransferase domain-containing protein: MSNAYLDLLANFGIGGAHPGGFNLTQSIWKDINIHPTESVLEIGCGTGQTAAFLAERFNCLVTAIDNHPIMVEKARERFKSNESTVKAIEGDVQSLHFVDHSFDYIIAESVIVFTDISKTLHELSRVLKRDGKLFMIEMTAEQHLTEDLKGKISSLYGIHEILTEEEWIERLQQAGFAQIDLINTPSELVQSEIDDMNQSEKIDRNLFDLWEEHNRFILHNRHVIGFRAFRCHVK; the protein is encoded by the coding sequence ATGTCTAATGCTTATTTAGATTTATTAGCTAATTTTGGAATTGGAGGTGCACATCCTGGAGGATTCAATCTTACCCAATCTATATGGAAAGATATAAACATACACCCAACTGAATCAGTGCTAGAAATAGGTTGTGGAACGGGACAGACAGCAGCATTCTTAGCTGAAAGATTTAATTGTCTAGTGACTGCAATAGATAATCATCCAATAATGGTAGAAAAAGCGAGGGAAAGATTTAAAAGCAATGAAAGCACTGTTAAAGCGATCGAAGGAGACGTACAAAGTTTGCATTTTGTAGATCATTCCTTCGATTATATTATAGCCGAGTCCGTTATCGTTTTTACTGATATTTCAAAGACATTACATGAACTTTCCAGAGTTTTAAAAAGGGATGGGAAATTGTTTATGATCGAAATGACCGCTGAACAACATTTGACAGAAGACTTAAAAGGAAAAATATCTAGCCTATATGGCATCCATGAAATTTTAACTGAAGAAGAGTGGATAGAACGGTTACAACAGGCGGGATTCGCTCAGATTGACTTAATAAATACTCCATCTGAACTTGTTCAAAGTGAAATAGATGACATGAATCAATCAGAAAAAATTGATAGGAATCTCTTCGATTTATGGGAGGAACATAATCGTTTTATACTTCATAATCGTCATGTTATTGGATTTCGTGCATTTAGATGCCATGTAAAATAA
- a CDS encoding transporter substrate-binding domain-containing protein produces the protein MKNKLFMLMLVLVIVVLAACGTKDKEEKTGSEGTNTEDKKVLVMGTSADYPPFEYVDTAVSEDIIGFDVDLAKLIGEKLGYEIKIENIDFNSLIPSIQAGKVDFVLAGMSPTPERDKVVDFSIAYNETVQMVVTKKDSGIQTVEDLAGKTVGVQVSSIQEDLANEVAKTVDMTIESRNLIPEVFQDLMTKRFDAAIIEDIVAENYVKRNDDLAFFPVAIDDADYKAAVFPEGSELKAQFDEAIQELIDNGKIEELRQKWFVVEAE, from the coding sequence ATGAAAAATAAATTATTTATGTTGATGTTAGTGCTAGTAATTGTTGTTTTAGCAGCATGTGGTACAAAGGACAAAGAAGAAAAAACAGGTAGTGAAGGTACAAACACAGAAGATAAAAAAGTATTAGTTATGGGTACATCTGCAGACTACCCACCATTCGAATATGTTGACACTGCAGTTAGTGAAGACATTATCGGGTTTGACGTAGACCTTGCAAAATTAATCGGTGAAAAATTAGGATATGAAATTAAAATTGAAAATATCGACTTTAACAGCTTAATCCCGTCTATACAAGCCGGAAAAGTAGACTTCGTACTAGCTGGAATGAGCCCAACACCGGAGCGGGATAAAGTAGTAGACTTTTCTATTGCTTATAACGAAACAGTTCAAATGGTTGTAACTAAAAAAGATAGTGGTATTCAAACAGTTGAAGATTTAGCAGGTAAAACAGTTGGTGTACAAGTATCTTCCATCCAAGAAGATCTTGCTAATGAAGTGGCAAAAACTGTAGATATGACAATTGAAAGCCGTAACTTAATTCCAGAAGTTTTCCAAGACTTAATGACGAAACGATTTGATGCTGCAATCATTGAAGATATCGTAGCTGAAAACTATGTTAAACGTAATGACGATTTAGCTTTCTTCCCAGTTGCAATAGATGATGCTGACTATAAAGCAGCTGTATTCCCAGAGGGAAGCGAATTAAAAGCACAATTTGACGAAGCAATTCAAGAATTAATCGATAACGGCAAGATTGAAGAATTAAGACAGAAATGGTTTGTTGTAGAAGCAGAATAA
- a CDS encoding aspartate aminotransferase family protein gives MSNWLELYENMGDYLAPSMAKDHPNIPIVKEEGCYYYGVDGKTYLDFTSGIAVANTGHRHPKIVQSIKDAADQLVHGPSGVIMYESILKLAKNLGEVLPGNLDCFFFANSGTEAVEGALKLAKFVTQRPYVVSFTGCFHGRSLGALGVTTSKSKYRKFLQPSHLSYQIPYADEKGSPEGVDPEVYCVEQLEKDFKRLFKHQVTPEEVACIILEPVLGEGGYIIPPKAWVKKIREICDEHGILLIFDEVQTGFGRTGEWFAAQYFDVTPDIMAIAKGIASGLPLSATVASKELMKKWPLGMHGTTFGGNPIACSVALTTLEILQEEKLVENSKVIGAYAAERLKELQANYPIISDIRSVGLMIGIEISNPQTGEFDGQAVMKILDYALEEGVLFYLCGNEGEVIRMIPPLTITKEQIDDGLGMLEKAIIRYMKEI, from the coding sequence ATGAGTAACTGGTTGGAATTATATGAAAATATGGGAGATTATTTAGCTCCAAGTATGGCAAAAGATCATCCAAATATTCCGATTGTGAAGGAAGAAGGCTGCTACTACTATGGAGTAGACGGTAAGACGTATTTGGATTTTACATCTGGGATTGCGGTAGCCAATACAGGACACCGTCACCCAAAGATCGTGCAAAGCATTAAGGATGCAGCAGATCAACTTGTTCATGGCCCATCAGGTGTCATTATGTACGAATCGATTTTAAAGCTAGCAAAAAATCTTGGCGAGGTTTTACCAGGGAATTTAGATTGCTTCTTCTTCGCAAATAGTGGAACGGAGGCAGTGGAAGGTGCATTGAAACTCGCGAAATTCGTGACACAACGCCCATATGTTGTGTCATTTACCGGTTGTTTTCACGGTCGTTCACTGGGTGCATTAGGTGTGACGACATCGAAAAGTAAATATCGTAAGTTTTTACAGCCCTCGCATTTGTCTTACCAAATTCCTTATGCTGACGAAAAAGGCAGTCCTGAGGGAGTGGATCCTGAAGTTTACTGTGTAGAACAGCTAGAGAAGGATTTCAAACGACTTTTCAAACACCAAGTTACTCCTGAGGAAGTGGCATGTATTATTTTAGAGCCAGTCCTAGGTGAAGGAGGGTACATTATTCCTCCAAAGGCATGGGTAAAGAAAATTCGAGAAATTTGTGATGAGCATGGTATTTTGTTAATTTTTGACGAAGTGCAAACGGGCTTTGGACGTACAGGCGAATGGTTTGCTGCACAATACTTCGACGTAACGCCAGACATTATGGCGATTGCAAAAGGTATAGCATCAGGCTTACCACTAAGTGCGACAGTTGCTTCTAAGGAATTAATGAAAAAATGGCCATTAGGAATGCATGGTACGACATTCGGGGGAAATCCTATTGCGTGTTCAGTTGCGTTAACAACTTTAGAAATACTTCAAGAGGAAAAACTTGTGGAGAACTCAAAAGTTATTGGAGCTTATGCAGCCGAGCGTTTAAAAGAGCTTCAAGCGAACTATCCTATTATTAGCGACATCCGCTCGGTTGGTTTAATGATTGGAATTGAAATTTCAAATCCTCAAACAGGTGAGTTTGATGGACAAGCCGTAATGAAAATTCTTGACTATGCATTAGAAGAAGGCGTGCTCTTTTATCTATGTGGCAATGAAGGCGAAGTCATTCGCATGATTCCACCGTTAACTATAACTAAGGAACAAATCGACGATGGTTTGGGGATGCTTGAAAAGGCAATCATTCGTTATATGAAAGAAATATAA